The Ensifer adhaerens genome contains a region encoding:
- a CDS encoding SDR family oxidoreductase, whose protein sequence is MSLEGKVALVAGATRGGGRGIAAELGAAGATVYVTGRTTRQQQSEYRRPETIEETADIVSDLGGKGIAVQVDHLQPTQVKALIDRIRSEQGRLDILVNDVWGGELLFEWNKPVWEHNLENGLKLLRLGVDTHLITAHYALPLMIERPGGLLVEVTDGTAEYNAENYRLSPFYDLAKVSANRMAWAHAKDLAPHGATSVSITPGWMRSEMMLEHYAVDEDNWRDATKDQPHFVISETPRFVGRAVAALAADPEKARWNGQSLSSGGLGQVYGFTDLDGSRPDCWRYMREVMEANKPADATGYR, encoded by the coding sequence GGCGCCACCGTCTACGTCACCGGCCGCACCACGCGGCAACAGCAATCCGAGTATCGGCGGCCCGAAACGATCGAAGAGACGGCCGACATCGTCAGCGACCTCGGCGGCAAGGGCATCGCCGTTCAGGTCGACCATCTGCAGCCGACACAGGTCAAGGCACTCATCGACCGCATCCGTAGCGAACAGGGACGGCTCGACATTCTGGTCAACGACGTCTGGGGCGGCGAATTGCTGTTCGAATGGAACAAGCCGGTCTGGGAGCACAATCTGGAAAATGGTCTGAAGCTGCTGCGCCTGGGCGTCGACACCCACCTGATCACCGCCCACTACGCCCTACCGCTGATGATCGAAAGGCCGGGCGGTCTGCTGGTCGAGGTGACCGACGGCACCGCCGAGTACAATGCCGAAAACTATCGCCTGTCGCCCTTCTATGATCTCGCCAAAGTTTCGGCCAATCGCATGGCCTGGGCGCATGCCAAGGACCTCGCGCCGCATGGTGCGACCTCGGTTTCGATCACGCCGGGCTGGATGCGTTCGGAGATGATGCTCGAGCATTATGCCGTCGACGAAGACAACTGGCGCGATGCCACGAAGGACCAGCCGCATTTCGTGATCTCGGAAACGCCGCGCTTCGTCGGTCGCGCGGTGGCGGCACTCGCGGCAGACCCGGAGAAGGCCCGCTGGAACGGTCAGTCGCTGTCAAGCGGCGGACTGGGTCAAGTCTACGGCTTCACGGATCTCGACGGCTCTCGACCGGATTGCTGGCGCTACATGCGCGAAGTGATGGAAGCAAACAAACCGGCCGACGCCACCGGCTACCGCTAA